A portion of the Micromonospora vinacea genome contains these proteins:
- a CDS encoding nuclear transport factor 2 family protein has protein sequence MALDLPEVIERYFRAVNDRDLDAFVACFADTASVADEDRLYDGRASIRAWRQKTMDAYSYAAEPVRVTSQAGDSYLAITRVSGDFPGSPIELRYRFTLRDGLIGALDIRP, from the coding sequence ATGGCCCTCGACCTGCCCGAGGTGATCGAGAGGTACTTCCGGGCCGTCAACGACCGGGACCTGGACGCGTTCGTCGCCTGCTTCGCGGACACCGCGAGCGTCGCCGACGAGGATCGGCTGTACGACGGGCGGGCGTCGATCCGCGCCTGGCGACAGAAGACGATGGACGCCTACTCGTACGCAGCGGAGCCGGTCCGGGTCACGTCGCAGGCGGGCGACTCGTACCTGGCCATCACCCGGGTGTCCGGCGACTTTCCCGGCAGCCCGATCGAGTTGCGGTACCGGTTCACGCTGCGCGACGGGTTGATCGGAGCCCTGGACATCCGTCCCTGA
- a CDS encoding oxidoreductase — protein MPRVWLITGCSRGLGRALADAVLADGDHLLATARNPAQLDDLVDRHGDQVRVVALDVTDPAAARAAVRTAVDTFGRLDILVNNAGYADVAAIEDMSEDDFRAQIEANFFGVVNLSRAALPVMREQGRGHIVQISSVGSRVASTGLGAYQSAKWAVSGFSAVLAKEVEAFGIRITSVEPGGLRTDWAGSSMSALPISEPYRPVIDPAVQRLRQASGAQPGDPARAAQAIIRITRVDEPPLRLLLGADAVAAAQAAAEALAASDARWRELSGSIAFDAAP, from the coding sequence GTGCCGCGAGTCTGGCTCATCACCGGCTGTTCGCGTGGTCTCGGCCGTGCCCTCGCCGATGCCGTCCTGGCCGACGGCGACCACCTGCTGGCCACCGCCCGCAACCCGGCGCAGCTCGACGACCTGGTCGACCGGCACGGCGACCAGGTCCGCGTGGTGGCCCTCGACGTCACCGACCCCGCCGCCGCCCGCGCCGCCGTCCGCACGGCGGTGGACACCTTCGGGCGGCTGGACATCCTGGTCAACAACGCGGGGTACGCCGACGTCGCCGCGATCGAGGACATGTCGGAGGACGACTTCCGGGCGCAGATCGAGGCCAACTTCTTCGGCGTGGTCAATCTGTCCCGGGCCGCCCTGCCGGTGATGCGCGAGCAGGGACGCGGGCACATCGTGCAGATCTCCAGTGTCGGTAGCCGCGTCGCGAGCACGGGCCTGGGCGCGTACCAGTCCGCCAAGTGGGCGGTCAGCGGCTTCTCCGCGGTGCTCGCCAAAGAGGTCGAGGCGTTCGGGATCCGGATCACCTCGGTCGAGCCGGGCGGGCTGCGCACCGACTGGGCCGGTTCGTCGATGAGCGCCCTGCCGATCAGCGAACCGTACCGGCCGGTCATCGACCCGGCCGTGCAGCGGCTGCGCCAGGCCAGCGGCGCCCAGCCGGGCGATCCGGCCCGCGCCGCCCAGGCGATCATCCGGATCACCCGGGTCGACGAACCGCCGCTCCGGTTGCTGCTCGGCGCCGACGCCGTGGCGGCCGCCCAAGCGGCCGCCGAGGCGCTCGCCGCGTCCGACGCCCGGTGGCGGGAGTTGAGCGGGTCCATCGCCTTCGACGCGGCCCCCTGA